Part of the Olsenella profusa DSM 13989 genome, TCGGCATCTGCAACCGCTACGACCTGAGGGAGGAGTTCCCCGCCCTCACCCTCAGGCGTACGGCCCTCAAGAGCGCCATGGACGAGATCCTCTGGATCTACCAGCGAAAGTCCAACGACATCCACGACCTCAACAGCCACATCTGGGACGAGTGGGCAGACGAGACGGGCTCCATCGGCAAGGCCTACGGCTATCAGGTGGGTCAGGTCTCCCATTACCCCGATGGGGACTTCGACCAGATGGATCGCGTTCTCAAGGACCTCCGCGAGAACCCCTATAGCCGTCGCATCATGACGAATCTCTACACGTTCTCCGACCTCTCCGAGATGCACCTCTACCCCTGCGCCTACAATGCCATCTACAACGTGACGCAGGAGCCCGGGGTCGAGAAGCCCACCCTCAACATGCTGCTCGTGCAGCGCAGCCAGGACGTGCTCGCCGCCAACAACTGGAACGTCTGCCAGTACGCCCTCCTGCTCATGATGGTGGCCCAGTCCGTGGACATGGTGGCCGGCGAGCTGGTGCACATGATCGCCGACGCCCACATCTACGACCGCCATGTGGACATCGTCAGGGAGCTCGTCCGGCGACCGCACCACCCCGCTCCGCACGTGGCCCTCAACCCCCTGGTCACGAACTTCTACGACTTCACGACCGATGACCTCATCGTGGAGGGCTACGAGCACGGCCCGCAGGTGAGGGACATTCCCATCGCCATCTAGCATCGAGGAGAGACCATGAGGGCAATCGTCTCCGTGACGAACGATTGGGGCATTGGCCGAGATGGGCGGCTGCTGGTGCCCAACAAGGCGGACATGCATCACTTCGTGGAGCTCACACGTGGCTGCACCGTGCTCATGGGACGCATGACGTTCGAGGGCCTTCCCAAGGGGCCCCTCAGGGGAAGGCGTAACGTCATCGTCTCCCACAACGGCACCTACGAGCGCACCGGGTTCCCGCGAACGGGCTCGGGTGACGTTCCTGGCTATGAGGTGTGCACTTCCTTCGAGGACGCCTTGACGGCCGTCGCGGGCGACGGCGCCGACCGGGTGTGGCTCATAGGGGGCGAGAGCCTGTACCGCGCCCTGCTCCCGGCCTGCAGTGAGGTGGAGGTCACCAAAAATGACACGTGCATCCCCGCGGACGCCTTCTTTCCCGACCTCGACGAGGATGCCGCATGGGAGGTCGTGCGGCGCAGCTCGGGCGGCACTACGGATGACGGCGTCACGTTCGAGTACGTCACCTATCGTCGCGGCGCATGACGCCCAGACACATCCACGAGCAAGAAGGGGGCTCCCGGCATCAGCCGGAAGCCCCCTCATGCCACGCGTCGTGCCCCCTCTTCGATCTCCTTGATGGCCTCTCAGCGGCATCCTTGTCCTTGACGTTGGCGTTAGTCACTGACGGCGAGACCGTCACCTTGTCACCATCCACCTTGACGTCCTCGATCTCATAGTCGAAGTGCTTGAGCACATGACCCCTCAACTCGTAGGGGTCGATGTCATGCCGCTCCATCCCATCCAGATCGGACTGGCCGACATTACCCATGTAGGGCCTGAGGTTCTCTCCTCGGTGGGGTTCTTACATGCGTCACGTCCTTCGTGGAAGACTCGATGAGCTCCTGGTCGTTCTGACAGGTAGAAACCCACGGTCATGTCGGCAGCGACGGCGGCGGCGCCGGCCACGGTCACCATGCGTCGCATCATGCTTCGTGCGTTCATGTCTCCTCCCCCATGCATATGGCAGAGAAAGCCTCTTGTGCGCATAGAGTACTTCACGAGACGGTATCGCCACCCCTTCGAATGAGAGGGTGACACCGGCGCGGCGTGGGCCGGGTCCTGTGGGACCCGGCCCGATAGCGCTAGGGTGATGCCCGGCCTCACTCGTAGTCGTTTGACTCGCTCACCATGGAGCGCAGGAACTCCTCGTTCCCCTTGCGGCCACGCGAGAGCTCGGCGGCGGCCACGACGGGCAGCCAGTAGCGAACCTTCTGCTTGGGCATGTCCGCGTACCTGGAGTACGCATCGAGATAGGCGTCCGCAAGGGCAGGGAAGGTGAGCTTGAAGAGGATGTAGGTCATGGCCGCATCCGCCTCGGGCAAGCCAATAGTGACGTGCGTCCAGTCGCAGACGCAGACGCCCTGCTCCCCCACGACCACATTGGAGGGATTGAAGTCGCCATGACAGATGGCCCTGCCGGAGCGCAGACGGTCGGCCCTCATCTGCAGATCGTAGCGAGCACTGGGGTCGAGACCCTCCACGCGCCCGATCATACGCACGACCTTCGCGGACTGATGGGTGAGCGCGGCGGGCACGGGGGCTTGCTGAACCTTGATCTGGAGGTCAACGAACTGGTCGAGCAGCTCGCCCTCCCTGGGCGTACCCCCTGCATCCAGCAGCTGCTCCGCGAGCGTCGTGCCCTCGAAGCAATCCGTCGCAAGTGCCCAGCTGCCGTCCTTGAGACGAGACACCTCAATGACCTCGGGCGTCTCAACCGGAAGGTCACCCTCGGCAACGCGTGCGAGGTTGAGCGCCTCGCGGAAGACGTCGCTGGCGGGCTTGGTGGGAACGAATGCCTTTACGATTCTGTCGCCATCACGATAGACGACCTTGTTGTGTCGGGTGACAAGCTCAACCTTGTTGCCTGATAGCTCCATCCTGTGCTTCCTCCCAATTGAGCGTAGCGGTTAATCCTCGTAGGAACTTGCGGGGCGATCATAGTAGGCATCAAGGTAGAGTTCCTTGATCTCGCTCACAAGTGGATAGCGGGGGTTGGCGCCTGTGCATTGATCGTTGAATGCCTGGAGACTCATCTCGTCCAGCGTCTTGAGGAAGTAGTCCTCGTCCACGCCATACTCCGCGATGGTGTGCTTGACGCCCACGTAATCGAAGAGCTCGCCGATCTTGTCGAGGAACTTCTCGAAGACCTCGGCATCATCCGTGCCCGTGACGCCACAGTAGCGCGCGGCCTCGGCATAGCGGGCCAGGGTCTTGGGATGGTCGTACTGCGGGAAGGTGCCCATCTTGCAGGGGCGCTCGGCCGCGTTGTAGCGCATGATGCGCCGCAGGATGACCGCGTTGGCCCAACCGTGCGGAATGTGGTGGAAGGCACCCAGCTTGTGGGCCATGGAGTGGTTGACGCCCAGAAACGCACTGGCAAAGGCAAGGCCACCCAGGCAGGAGGCATTGGCCATGTGGTCGCGTGCCTCGACGTCGTTGGGGTTGTCATACGCGCGAGGCAGATAGTCGAAGACGAGCCTCATGCCGCGCAGGGCATAGCCGTCCGTCATGTCAGAGGCCATGACGGAGACGTAGGCCTCAAGGCAGTGCGTGAGCACGTCCACGCCGGAGGCGGAGGTGAGGCCCTTGGGCTGCGTCATCATGTTGTCGGTATCCACGATGGCCATGTTGGGCATGAGCTCGTAGTCGGTGATGGGCCACTTCACGCCCGTCTCGGCATCGGTGATGATGGCGAACGGCGTGACCTCGGAGCCCGTGCCGGAGCTGGTGGGGATGGCGACGAAGAAGGCCTTCTTGCCCATCTTGGGGAAGTCGTAGACCCTCTTGCGGATGTCCATGAAGTCCATGGACATGTCCTCGAAGCGCTCGTCGGGGTTCTCGTACATGGACCACATGATCTTGCCGGCGTCCATGGCCGACCCACCGCCGATGGCGATGATCACATCAGGGGCGAAGGCGCGCAGCTGCTTGACGCCCTCGAGCGCGTCCTGCAGCTTGGGGTCGGGCGAGATGTTCCAGAAGCTGGAGTGCACGATGCCCATCTTGTCGAGGGGTTCCTCGATCTTGCGCGTAAATCCGCTCTCGAACAGGAACTTGTCCGTGACGATGAAGGCGCGCCTCTTGCCATAGACCTCCTTGAGCTCGCGGAGCGCGACGGGCATGCAGCCCTTCTTGAAGTAGACCTTCTCGGGGGTGCGAAGCCACAGCATGTTCTCACGCCTCTCAGCGACGGACTTTATGTTCAGGAGGTTGTTGACGCCCACGTTGCCGCTCACGGAGTTGCCGCCGTAGGAGCCACATCCCAGCGTGAGCGATGGGGTGAGCATGAAGTTGTAGATGTCGCCGATGCCACCCTGGGCTGCCGGGGTGTTGATGAGGATGCGGCAGGTCTTCATGGCGCTCTCGTGCTTGGCCATCCTCTCGCTCTCGTGCGTGTCGATGAAGAGCGAGCTGGTATGGCCATAGCCGCCGTCGGCAATGAGGCGCGAGGCCTTGGCCAGAGCATCGTCGAAGTCGGATGCACGATACATGCCCAGGATGGTCGTGAGCTTTTCGTGAGCCCACGGCTCGGAGGGGTCGACGGAGGTCACCTCGCCAATGAGCACCTTGGTGCTGGCGGGCACGGAAACCCCTGCCGCTTCGGCGATGTAGGGGGCCTTCTGGCCGACCATCTTGGCGTTGACGCCACCGTTGACGATGACGGTGTTGCCGACCTTGGCAATCTCGTCGCCCTTGAGGAAGTAGCAGCCACGGCGTTCGAACTCGGCCTTCACGGCATCGTACACGTCGTCCAGGACGATGACGTTCTGTTCGGTGGCACAGATCATGCCATTGTCGAACGTCTTGGAATGGATGATGGAATTGACGGAGAGCTGAATGTCGGCGGAGCTGTCGATGATGGCGGGGTTGTTGC contains:
- a CDS encoding phosphotransferase family protein, yielding MELSGNKVELVTRHNKVVYRDGDRIVKAFVPTKPASDVFREALNLARVAEGDLPVETPEVIEVSRLKDGSWALATDCFEGTTLAEQLLDAGGTPREGELLDQFVDLQIKVQQAPVPAALTHQSAKVVRMIGRVEGLDPSARYDLQMRADRLRSGRAICHGDFNPSNVVVGEQGVCVCDWTHVTIGLPEADAAMTYILFKLTFPALADAYLDAYSRYADMPKQKVRYWLPVVAAAELSRGRKGNEEFLRSMVSESNDYE
- the adhE gene encoding bifunctional acetaldehyde-CoA/alcohol dehydrogenase; translation: MDQTATRIDSVEALATRIQEMRAAQAEFATFSQEKVDEIFYQAALAANKARIPLAQMAVDETGMGVMEDKVIKNHYASEYIYNAYKHTKTCGVIEEDKAYGFKRIAEPLGIIAAVIPTTNPTSTAVFKTLVCLKTRNAIIISPHPRAKACTIEAARIVRDAAEAAGCPKGIIDWVPSPTIELTGALMGSVDCILATGGPGMVSAAYSSGKPALGVGPGNNPAIIDSSADIQLSVNSIIHSKTFDNGMICATEQNVIVLDDVYDAVKAEFERRGCYFLKGDEIAKVGNTVIVNGGVNAKMVGQKAPYIAEAAGVSVPASTKVLIGEVTSVDPSEPWAHEKLTTILGMYRASDFDDALAKASRLIADGGYGHTSSLFIDTHESERMAKHESAMKTCRILINTPAAQGGIGDIYNFMLTPSLTLGCGSYGGNSVSGNVGVNNLLNIKSVAERRENMLWLRTPEKVYFKKGCMPVALRELKEVYGKRRAFIVTDKFLFESGFTRKIEEPLDKMGIVHSSFWNISPDPKLQDALEGVKQLRAFAPDVIIAIGGGSAMDAGKIMWSMYENPDERFEDMSMDFMDIRKRVYDFPKMGKKAFFVAIPTSSGTGSEVTPFAIITDAETGVKWPITDYELMPNMAIVDTDNMMTQPKGLTSASGVDVLTHCLEAYVSVMASDMTDGYALRGMRLVFDYLPRAYDNPNDVEARDHMANASCLGGLAFASAFLGVNHSMAHKLGAFHHIPHGWANAVILRRIMRYNAAERPCKMGTFPQYDHPKTLARYAEAARYCGVTGTDDAEVFEKFLDKIGELFDYVGVKHTIAEYGVDEDYFLKTLDEMSLQAFNDQCTGANPRYPLVSEIKELYLDAYYDRPASSYED
- the thyA gene encoding thymidylate synthase, with amino-acid sequence MSRADDIFGRMCTDIIEHGVTTEGQRVRPHWPDGTPAYTIKRFGICNRYDLREEFPALTLRRTALKSAMDEILWIYQRKSNDIHDLNSHIWDEWADETGSIGKAYGYQVGQVSHYPDGDFDQMDRVLKDLRENPYSRRIMTNLYTFSDLSEMHLYPCAYNAIYNVTQEPGVEKPTLNMLLVQRSQDVLAANNWNVCQYALLLMMVAQSVDMVAGELVHMIADAHIYDRHVDIVRELVRRPHHPAPHVALNPLVTNFYDFTTDDLIVEGYEHGPQVRDIPIAI
- a CDS encoding dihydrofolate reductase; protein product: MRAIVSVTNDWGIGRDGRLLVPNKADMHHFVELTRGCTVLMGRMTFEGLPKGPLRGRRNVIVSHNGTYERTGFPRTGSGDVPGYEVCTSFEDALTAVAGDGADRVWLIGGESLYRALLPACSEVEVTKNDTCIPADAFFPDLDEDAAWEVVRRSSGGTTDDGVTFEYVTYRRGA